The Solicola gregarius DNA window CGTCGAGGACGGCGTCGACCTCGGGTCGGAGTCGCTCGCGGCGATCAAGGTGAAGACCGTGCTCGGCGCGATGATGGTGTCGATCGAGTCCGACGGCGATGACACCATGGGGGCCGGAGACGAGATCCCGGTCGACCGCACGACTCCGCCTTATGACGTGGTGCAAGCATTTTCCGACCTGTCGACGACGACGCAGGAGATCGACACCAAGCAGTTGGGCAAGTCCTTCGACACCCTCGCCGACGTGATGGACGACGTGCCCGACGACTTGCGGGGCACGCTCGATGGCGTTTCGCGGCTGTCGAAGAACCTCGCGGCGCGGGACCAGCAGATCAATACGTTGCTGAAGAACGTCGATGATCTATCCGGGACGCTCGCCGACCGCAACGAGGAGCTGATCACGCTCTTCGAGGACAGCAGCACGCTCTTCCGAGCTCTTTCGTCACGGCGCCAGGCCATCCATGACATCCTCGTCTCCACCCGCAAGCTTGCGGACGAGATGGGCACCCTCGTGGACGATACACGCGGAGATCTGAAGCCCGCGCTGGACCATCTTCGCGGAGTGGTGCAGGTATTGCAGAACAACCATGATCAGATCGATCGAGCACTCGATGCCCTTCCCAAGTACTACACAACCCTGGCAGGTCAATCAGGCAACGGCCCGTGGCTTGACTCCTGGGCAGAGGGCCTGGGCATCATTCTGCAGACGGGAGAGGGAGCGTCATGGTGACACGTGGACGCTTGACTCTGCTGTTCGGCGCTCTATTAGTGGCGATAGCGATAATCGCAGGTCTCCTGTTAGTGGTACGCCCTGGCGACGGCCGTACGCACTTGACTGTTGATTTTGACCGGACAGTATCGCTTTACGAGGGCGCAGACGTCCGGATCCTCGGAGTACCGGTTGGAAGCGTCGACTCCGTCGATCCGATGGGCGAGAAGGTACGAGTTGAATTGTCCTGGGACTCGGACTACCAGGTTCCGGCGGATGCAAAGGCCGTGATCGTCTCGCCGGCGATCGTCGGTGACCGCTATATCCAGCTGACACCCGCGTACAAGTCTGGACCGGAGATGAAGGACGACACGGTCCTCGACGCGTCCCGCACCGCCATTCCAGTGGAGCTCGATCAGGTCTACGACTCGCTCGATCAGCTGGCGACCGCTTTAGGACCCGAAGGCGCGAACAAGGACGGTTCACTGGACCGGCTCCTGAGCAGTAGCGCGACGGCGTTCGACGGCCAGGGAAAGAAGTTTCACCGCACCCTGAAGGACCTATCGAAGCTCACCGGGACACTCGACGACAACAAGGACGAGCTGTTCGGGAGCATGACGCAACTCGAGCGTTTCGTCGGCGCCCTCGCGGATAATGACAACGCCGTCCGCGAGTTCAACAGCAGCCTGGCCGAGGTGTCCAGCATGCTGTCCGGCGAACGCGAAGACCTGGCCGGCGCCCTTCGTGCGCTGGGCGGATCGCTTGACAAGATCCGCTCCTACGTGCGGGAAAATCGTGGCTCTCTGAAGAGCAATGTCAACGCGCTCGTCGATGTTACTGATCAGCTCGTTGATCAACGACGCAATCTCGCAAGGATCTTTGACACTGCGCCGACAGCGCTCAGTAACCAGGTTCTCGCGTACGATCCGTCTGTCGGCGCGCTGGACGCGCGAACGAACATGTCTCCTCGCGTCGGTGTCGCCACATCTGGCTACAAGGACGGCCTCGTAACACCTGCTAACACGGGCTTCTGGTCTGCAGCGGTCAATGCAGCATGCGGCTTCCTTGCTCGGAATCCGGGCGGGATCTCATCCAGCATTCCGGGCTACCCTGAGAAACGACAATGCGTGTCAAGGATGTCGGCTGTGTCGAGCCACCTTCTGCTTACGCGAGGCCTCCCGCCAGGCGAGCAAGGCGACTACCTGCGAACGCCGATGATGGAGCGCTCGGACGCGTCAGCGGGTGTAGCGCAACTTCTGACGATTGGGTCCGCTGAATGACACTGTCAAACACAGTTCGTGGACTTGTACTTGGCCTCGGCGTAGGCCTAATTGTGTCGAGTTGCGGCTTCAGCTCGGTGTATGACGTGCCTCTGCCGGGTGGCGCAGACGTCGGCGCTAACCCTACAACTCTCGAGCTCGAGTTCCGAGATGTTCTTGATCTGGTTCCGCAGAGTGCCGTCAAGGTCGACGATGTGACCGTCGGTAAGGTCACGGATATCGAGATGAAGGATTGGGATGCGATCGTCACCATCGAGATGCGCAACTCAGTCGAGCTGCCATCGAACGCAACGGCAGAGATTCGGCAAACAAGCATCTTAGGCGAGAAGTTCGTGTCCCTTGAGTCCTCCGATCAGCCGGCGCGTGACAAACTCGAGTCCGGCGATACCATACCACTTTCTCGGACCGGTCGTAATCCGGAAATCGAGGAGGTACTTGGCGCACTCTCGATGGTGCTGAACGGGGGCGGCGTTGCTCAACTGCAGACAATCACGAGAGAAATGAACCGCATTTTCGATGGCCGTGAAGACGAGGTCAAGTCGGTTCTTCGGCGCCTGAGCAAGTTTATGGGCGATATCGACCGGCAGAAACCCGAGTTGGTGTCCGCGCTGCGCAAGGTCGACCGCCTTGGTAGGAACGCAAATGACCAGACAGATGCGATCGAGTCAGCTCTTGACGATATACCGGAGGCCGTTCGAGTGCTCGACGATCAGCGAGACGCATTCGTCCGAATGCTCGGCAAACTCGACCGTTTCAGTAATGTCGGGACGGCGGTGATTCGCAGGTCGAAAGCGGACACGATCGCGAACTTGCAGGACCTCGCGCCCCTGCTGCGGAACCTGAACCGTAGTGGCGATTCCCTGGTGAAGTCGTTGCGGCTGCTCCTGACGGCGCCGTTCCCAGATTCACTCGTCGGTGAAACTCCTAGGGAGGCCCGCGCGTACGACAACGGCGCGTTCATCAACGCTAGCTTGACATTCAATCCGGAGTTTGAGATCGCGATCGATGATATGTCACCAGCGGAGCGGAGTCGGTTTGTCAGGTCCTTGGACTGCGGTGAGTACTTGCTCGCGCCAACCGCTGGGTGCATGCAGTCACGGACGGCCCCGAGTGCGCCTGATGCGGCTGACGGCCTTGGCCGACTGCTGTTGGATGGGGGTGCCGCAGAGTGATCACGCAGGCGACAAGGGTTCGGCTCCTCATCTTCGCGGTTATTACTTTGGTCGGGATCGCGTACGTCGGAGCGCGCTACGCGCAGGTTGATCGATTGTTCGTCGATCGCACCTACGACGTGACGGTCGACCTATCGGAGTCTGGCGGGATCTTTGTCGGTGCGGACGTGTCCTATCGCGGCGTCAGTGTAGGCAGGGTGAGCGAGCTAGAACTGTCCGAGACAGGAGTCCACACCACCCTGAGTATTGATGACTCTCACGAAAACATCCCGAGCGATCTCGAAGCGGTCGTGGCCGACAAGTCGGCTGTGGGCGAGCAGTACGTTGATTTGCAACCACGAACGGACTCGGAGCCGTACCTTGCGGATGGGTCCGTCATCGAGCAGGCGGACACGAGTACGCCGATCTCGACGCAGGACTTGCTCGCGAACGTGTCCAGTTTTGTCGGGTCGGTGAATACTCGCGATCTCCGCACGGTGGTGCATGAGCTCGGCGTGGGGTTCGACGGCACCGGGCAGGACATCAGCAAGATCATCGACACCTCGAACTCGTTCATCGAGACCGCAAATGACGAGTTTGGAGTGACGGCTCAACTGATCCGCGATGGCTCGACGGTGCTCGACGGTCAGCTCGCGGTCGGAAGCAGCATCCGCTCCTTCAGCCGAGACCTCGCCGACTTCTCCGATGCGCTTCGTGATTCCGATCCGGACCTGCGGTCGGTGCTTGAGGACGCTCCTGAGAGCGCGGACGAGATCAGTGCGCTGCTCGACGAGAACAAGAAGAGCATCGGCGAGCTGATCGGAAATTTCCAGAGCCTGAACCGACTCGTAGTGACGCGGCTACCTGGGCTTCGAGGTGTACTCGTACTTGCACCGTACGCAGTTGAGAACGGCTTCAGTGTGTTGTCGAAGGACAGAAACGGAAAGTACGAGATCCGGCTCGCAATGGCCGTCAGCTCGAAGCCGCCCTATTGCAAGAGTGGCTACCTCTCGGGCGCTGACGTACCAGACCCGTCCGACACTAGCCCCGGCAAATTGGTTGGCCGCGTCTGCAACGAGCCCGCGTCGAAGACGAATGCGCGAGGGGTACAGAACGCCGCGTCTACGCGTACTGCCCCCGTTGCCGGTGTGTACGACGAGGTGACCGGAGAATTCAGCACCGACGTACCCGACGGTCTTTACCGGACCGCGCCGTCGACCGACGACGCGCCACCCTCGGACTCGTGGACGAACCTGCTGATGGCACCATCGGTTACTCAATGAGCGAAGAAGACAACGCCGAGGTCGAGACGTCAGGAGACGAGCCGACATCCGGCGAAACCGATGAGCGCGCTCGAGGGTCCGCACTCCCGGTCGCGATTGCGCTGCTGGTGGTCGCAGCCGTCGCAGCCGGCGTGGGGATTTGGCTGATCACGGCGCCACCCGAGACACCGGAGGAGGCGAACGACTCCCGGCGGCAGGATGCGATCGTGTCCGCCGAGCGGTTCGCGAACGTCCTCACCAGCTACGACGCGACGAAGGACACCGACGCCTACGCCGACGAGTTGACCGACCTCCTCGCCGACGGCACGGACAGTCCCTGCTGGTCGACCGTGGCCGGGTTCGTCCCCGCCGTCGCCGACGAAGCGACGGCTCAAGCCGCCGAGCAGCGCAAGCAGTTGTACGAGGGTGAGGTACGCGAGCGCGCCGTCGAGACCGTCGACCCGGACTCGGCCCGGGTGATTCTCGCCGTCGACTTCGCGACCTCGGCGGAGATGAAGGGTAAGCGGGTGCCTTTGTTGGCTCAGCCGCTGCGTTTCCGGGTCGATCTCGAGGCGGACGGTGACGACTGGCTGGTATCGAACTGCACTTTGGTCGCGGCCGGTGCCGGCGAAGACGACGGAGGTGACCAGTGATGGCACCGAACCCACCGGGGAGCGGTCGCCGTCGGATCGCCGGCGACGCCGCTCGACGACGCCGCGACACTGCGGGTGAGCCCGACGCCGAGGCAGTTGAGGAAGCAACAGGGGCCGCCACGACCTCGCCAGAGAGCGAGGAGTCTCCCGCGGAAAGCAGCACCGAAGCCGACGCCGGTCCCGCCACCACAATGGATGCGGCGACTGAGGCTCCAGCCGAAGTACGCAAGCGCAGCCGTCTCCTTGCTCCTCCACCGCGGGAGTCAGGGTGGTGGCTGGGCGCGCTGGCCGTCGTCACGATCGCCGCCCTGGTGTTCGTCGCAGTAGTGGGCTTCCGCTATCTCGGCGAGAGAAGCGACGACCAGGCGTTCGTCGACGGTCGCGACGATGCCACCTCGGCCGCCGCGACGTCGGCCGAGACGATCCTCAGCTACAGCTACCAGAGCCTGGACGACGATCGTGCTGCAGCCGAGAAGGCGATGACCGACGACTTCGCCAAGGAGTACGGCGAGCTGTACACGAAGCCGTACTGCGAAGCGTTCCCCGTGCAGGGCGATTGCACCGTCGAGGGCAGCTTCCCGCAGGTCGTCGAGCGCAACAAGCAGCAGACCGAAGCGTCGGCGGTCGATGTCGCCCCGATGGAATGCGGCGACGAATGCAGCGACACGAAGGCTTCCGTGCTCATGTTCATCGACCAGACGAGCACCTCCAACGGTGATCAGCAGGACCCGATCGGGAACCGCGCCGTGTTCAGCATGGTCAAGCAGAACGGCGACTGGCTCGTCGACGGCATCCGCTACGTCTAGTCCGGCCGGGTAGGAGTTCGCGGACTTTTCGGTGCTGGGTACGCCGTGCACCACCGAAAAGTCCGCGAACTCCGCCTCGCGGCGCGGGCTCGCTGACGCCACGACCACGTACGAGGGCTGGCGTACACCCAACCCGCCGGGGTACGGTGCTTGACGTGCGGTTCGCAACCGGGCATAGTCGCGGGTTGCGTTCTTCCCGTTCTGGGTCTAGACTGCTTATTTGCGCTGCCTGCATCCTGCCTTGGTCCCCTTGACTGGGGCGTTGTGGCCTGCGCGGAATCCGAAACGGATTCCCAGCCGGATGAGCTTCATCGAGACCAGCGAGCCCTCGGAAGGACCCCCTCTTGGCCGCCTCGCGCACTGCCGCACCTGCAACGACCAACCCTCGCATCTCATTCGCCAAGATCAAGGAACCTATGGAGGTTCCTGGCCTGCTCGAGATGCAAACCGACAGCTTCTCCTGGCTCGTCGGTGACGACGACTGGAAGGCCGGCGTCGATGCCGCGCTAGCTTCCGGGCGTACAGACGTATCCACCAAGTCCGGCCTCGAGGAGATCTTCGAGGAGATCTCTCCGATCGAGGACTTCTCCGGCACGATGTCGCTCTCGTTCCGCGACCACCGCTTCGAGCCGCCCAAGAACTCCGTCGAGGAGTGCAAGGACCGCGACGTCACGTACGCCGCGCCGCTGTTCGTGACCGCTGAGTTCATGAACAACGAGACCGGCGAGATCAAGTCGCAGACCGTCTTCATGGGCGACTTCCCGCTGATGACCGACAAGGGCACCTTCGTCGTCAACGGCACCGAGCGTGTCGTCGTGTCCCAGCTCGTCCGCTCGCCGGGCGTCTACTTCGAGCGCACGCCCGACAAGACCAGCGACAAGGACGTCTACACCGCCAAGGTGATCCCGTCGCGTGGTGCGTGGCTGGAGTTCGAGGTCGACAAGCGCGATCTCGTCGGCGTACGCCTCGACCGCAAGCGCAAGCAGAACGTCACCGTCCTGCTCAAGGCGCTCGGCTGGACCGAGGCGCAGATCCTCGAGGAGTTCGGCCAGTACGAGTCGATCCGCGCGACCCTCGAGAAGGACCACACGGCCGGCCAGGACGACGCGCTGCTCGACATCTACCGCAAGCTGCGCCCGGGCGAGCCGCCCACGCGTGAAGCTGCGCAGACGCTGCTCGACAACTACTACTTCAACCCGAAGCGCTACGACCTCGCCAAGGTCGGCCGCTACAAGATCAACAAGAAGCTCGGCACTGTCGAGGCCTTCGACCAGCAGACGCTGACCATCGACGACATCGTCGCCACGATCCGCTACATCGTCGCGCTGCACGCCGGCGAGACAGAGCTCGAGGCCGCCGGCGGCACTGCGTACGTCGAGGCCGACGACATCGACCACTTCGGCAACCGCCGCATCCGTACGGTCGGCGAGCTGATCCAGAACCAGCTCCGCACCGGCCTCGCCCGGATGGAGCGGGTCGTACGCGAGCGGATGACGACCCAGGACGTCGAGGCGATCACGCCCCAGACCCTGATCAACATCCGGCCCGTCGTCGCGGCGCTGAAGGAGTTCTTCGGCACCTCGCAGCAGTCGCAGTTCATGGACCAGAACAACCCGCTCGCCGGCCTGACGCACAAGCGTCGTCTCTCGGCGCTCGGCCCGGGCGGACTGTCCCGTGAGCGCGCGGGCTATGAGGTTCGCGACGTCCACCCGTCGCACTACGGCCGCATGTGCCCGATCGAGACGCCGGAAGGCCCGAACATCGGCCTGATCGGCTCGCTCGCGACGTTCGGCCGGATCAACCCGTTCGGCTTCGTCGAGACGCCGTACCGCAAGGTCAAGAACGGCAAGGTCAGCGACAACATCGATTACCTCACGGCAAGTGAGGAGGACCGGTTCGTCATCGCGCAGGCCAACTCGCCGCTCACCGAGAAGAGCACCTTCGCCGACGACCGCGTCCTCGTACGCGAGCGCGGCGGCGAGGCCGAGCTGGTGCCCGCCGACGAGGTCGACTACATGGACGTCTCGCCGCGCCAGATGGTGTCGGTCGGTACGGCGCTCATCCCGTTCCTCGAGCACGACGACGCCAACCGCGCGCTGATGGGCTCCAACATGCAGCGCCAGGCGGTCCCGCTCGTACGCAACGACGCACCGCTCGTCGGCACCGGCATGGAGTACCGCGCCGCCGTCGACGCCGGCGACGTCACCGTGGCCAGGAAGCCC harbors:
- a CDS encoding MCE family protein, whose product is MTLSNTVRGLVLGLGVGLIVSSCGFSSVYDVPLPGGADVGANPTTLELEFRDVLDLVPQSAVKVDDVTVGKVTDIEMKDWDAIVTIEMRNSVELPSNATAEIRQTSILGEKFVSLESSDQPARDKLESGDTIPLSRTGRNPEIEEVLGALSMVLNGGGVAQLQTITREMNRIFDGREDEVKSVLRRLSKFMGDIDRQKPELVSALRKVDRLGRNANDQTDAIESALDDIPEAVRVLDDQRDAFVRMLGKLDRFSNVGTAVIRRSKADTIANLQDLAPLLRNLNRSGDSLVKSLRLLLTAPFPDSLVGETPREARAYDNGAFINASLTFNPEFEIAIDDMSPAERSRFVRSLDCGEYLLAPTAGCMQSRTAPSAPDAADGLGRLLLDGGAAE
- a CDS encoding MCE family protein translates to MKPFRERNLVVVGLVSIAVIAVMMLAAFRADSLPLIGGGNTYYAEFSEAGGLRAGDDVRVAGIKVGEVKDITLEGDTVRVAMLVEDGVDLGSESLAAIKVKTVLGAMMVSIESDGDDTMGAGDEIPVDRTTPPYDVVQAFSDLSTTTQEIDTKQLGKSFDTLADVMDDVPDDLRGTLDGVSRLSKNLAARDQQINTLLKNVDDLSGTLADRNEELITLFEDSSTLFRALSSRRQAIHDILVSTRKLADEMGTLVDDTRGDLKPALDHLRGVVQVLQNNHDQIDRALDALPKYYTTLAGQSGNGPWLDSWAEGLGIILQTGEGASW
- a CDS encoding MCE family protein, coding for MITQATRVRLLIFAVITLVGIAYVGARYAQVDRLFVDRTYDVTVDLSESGGIFVGADVSYRGVSVGRVSELELSETGVHTTLSIDDSHENIPSDLEAVVADKSAVGEQYVDLQPRTDSEPYLADGSVIEQADTSTPISTQDLLANVSSFVGSVNTRDLRTVVHELGVGFDGTGQDISKIIDTSNSFIETANDEFGVTAQLIRDGSTVLDGQLAVGSSIRSFSRDLADFSDALRDSDPDLRSVLEDAPESADEISALLDENKKSIGELIGNFQSLNRLVVTRLPGLRGVLVLAPYAVENGFSVLSKDRNGKYEIRLAMAVSSKPPYCKSGYLSGADVPDPSDTSPGKLVGRVCNEPASKTNARGVQNAASTRTAPVAGVYDEVTGEFSTDVPDGLYRTAPSTDDAPPSDSWTNLLMAPSVTQ
- the rpoB gene encoding DNA-directed RNA polymerase subunit beta; protein product: MAASRTAAPATTNPRISFAKIKEPMEVPGLLEMQTDSFSWLVGDDDWKAGVDAALASGRTDVSTKSGLEEIFEEISPIEDFSGTMSLSFRDHRFEPPKNSVEECKDRDVTYAAPLFVTAEFMNNETGEIKSQTVFMGDFPLMTDKGTFVVNGTERVVVSQLVRSPGVYFERTPDKTSDKDVYTAKVIPSRGAWLEFEVDKRDLVGVRLDRKRKQNVTVLLKALGWTEAQILEEFGQYESIRATLEKDHTAGQDDALLDIYRKLRPGEPPTREAAQTLLDNYYFNPKRYDLAKVGRYKINKKLGTVEAFDQQTLTIDDIVATIRYIVALHAGETELEAAGGTAYVEADDIDHFGNRRIRTVGELIQNQLRTGLARMERVVRERMTTQDVEAITPQTLINIRPVVAALKEFFGTSQQSQFMDQNNPLAGLTHKRRLSALGPGGLSRERAGYEVRDVHPSHYGRMCPIETPEGPNIGLIGSLATFGRINPFGFVETPYRKVKNGKVSDNIDYLTASEEDRFVIAQANSPLTEKSTFADDRVLVRERGGEAELVPADEVDYMDVSPRQMVSVGTALIPFLEHDDANRALMGSNMQRQAVPLVRNDAPLVGTGMEYRAAVDAGDVTVARKPGAVTEVCSDYVEVMNDDGTNQTYRLAKFRRSNQGTCINQRPLVSEGDRVEVGTPLADGPCTDEAEMALGTNLLVAFMPWQGHNYEDAIILSQRVVQDDLLTSIHIEEHEVDARDTKLGPEEITRDIPNVSEEMLADLDERGIIRIGAEVGNGDILVGKVTPKGETELTPEERLLRAIFGEKAREVRDTSLKVPHGESGTVIGVRVFDREEGDELPPGVNQLVRVYVAQKRKISDGDKLAGRHGNKGVISKILPVEDMPFMPDGTPVDIVLNPLGVPGRMNVGQVLETHLGWVAKAGWEVEGNSQEWQKRLKRIGADTAEPDSNLATPVFDGAREDEIQGLLASTRPNRDGDRMVGPDGKATLFDGRSGDQFPDPVSVGYMYMLKLHHLVDDKIHARSTGPYSMITQQPLGGKAQFGGQRFGEMEVWALEAYGAAFALQELLTIKSDDILGRVKVYEAIVKGENVPEPGIPESFKVLVKEMQSLCLNVEVLSSDGTAVELRDAEEDVFRAAEELGIDLSRREPSSVEEV
- a CDS encoding MCE family protein, yielding MVTRGRLTLLFGALLVAIAIIAGLLLVVRPGDGRTHLTVDFDRTVSLYEGADVRILGVPVGSVDSVDPMGEKVRVELSWDSDYQVPADAKAVIVSPAIVGDRYIQLTPAYKSGPEMKDDTVLDASRTAIPVELDQVYDSLDQLATALGPEGANKDGSLDRLLSSSATAFDGQGKKFHRTLKDLSKLTGTLDDNKDELFGSMTQLERFVGALADNDNAVREFNSSLAEVSSMLSGEREDLAGALRALGGSLDKIRSYVRENRGSLKSNVNALVDVTDQLVDQRRNLARIFDTAPTALSNQVLAYDPSVGALDARTNMSPRVGVATSGYKDGLVTPANTGFWSAAVNAACGFLARNPGGISSSIPGYPEKRQCVSRMSAVSSHLLLTRGLPPGEQGDYLRTPMMERSDASAGVAQLLTIGSAE